One window of the Vigna radiata var. radiata cultivar VC1973A chromosome 1, Vradiata_ver6, whole genome shotgun sequence genome contains the following:
- the LOC106757374 gene encoding cysteine-rich receptor-like protein kinase 10: MASYKTLIFFILVSFLNLAITEPQHYTPLYQYCSSEQTTDNTSLQLNVKILLNNLSSLSSAHTQYHTNFSCLNPSDSIYGLFMCRGDTSPHDCQKCVQGAKNKLSSDCSLSKESVTWYEHCMLRYSTNYFFSTVATTQCNTGKVFSNPESFMQLYFLTMNQTADAAARAPTVNKNTKMFSTREARVSDSHNQTLYCMAQCSPDLSPNDCRTCLGEAIRDVPNSPQCSGVRLGGKVLYPSCNIRYESYPFYLVPPTNLSPHQLLPETKTSHLADLTFSKDPLYLSHNCSSNRTLASNNTSQISLTTLFSYLSSNATKRKYYEAHVNSTVYGLFMCRADVPYDLCEKCVQNATHRIALDCNSLQEGIVWYSQCMVRYSYRKFFRTVETSPMFSELNLTQGNEKQSCFSVTLAKTLDKVAVMAGDSDERFGKYSMKLNDQQTLYTLAQCTHDLPTDDCKGCLGILIGTEIPWPFLESTAGRVLYPSCNIRFEFSQFYFDKVPSARPVNLESGNKRINVRRIILITVPTIILMTLIFVAFYFQRRNTRKSHATILKENFGHETATLEPLHFNLTAIELATNNFSNENKIGKGGFGEVYKGILPSGRPIAVKRLSKSSKQGVAEFKTEVLLIAKLQHRNLVEFIGFCLEEEEKILIYEYVPNKSLDHFLFDPQPHKSLSWCERYKIIGGIARGIVYLHEHSRLKIIHRDLKPSNVLLDENMTPKISDFGIAKIIEISQDQESTDLIVGTCGYMSPEYAMFGQFSEKSDVFSFGVMVLEIITGRKNIYFPEPHHIADSLLSYVWKQWRAQTPLRTLNSDIRENYAEIEVIKCIQIGLLCVQESPDIRPTMITIVSYLDGHFSELPTPQRPAFFLHERIDSKSIGRKSSSRRFMNISKPLSISEMSTSECFPR, translated from the exons ATGGCTTCATACAAGACTCTCATCTTCTTTATCCTTGTTAGCTTCCTCAACTTGGCAATCACAGAGCCACAACATTATACTCCACTCTACCAATATTGTTCCAGTGAACAAACCACCGACAATACCTCTCTCCAACTTAATGTCAAAATCCTCCTTAATAACCTGTCTTCTTTGTCCTCTGCCCACACGCAATACCACACCAATTTCTCATGTCTAAACCCCTCAGACTCTATCTATGGCTTGTTCATGTGTAGGGGTGACACTTCACCTCATGACTGTCAAAAATGCGTTCAAGGTGCAAAAAACAAACTATCCTCAGACTGTTCTCTGTCCAAAGAATCTGTCACTTGGTACGAACACTGCATGCTTCGCTATTCCACCAACTACTTCTTCTCCACCGTCGCCACAACCCAATGCAACACTGGCAAGGTCTTCTCAAACCCTGAAAGCTTCATGCAGTTATATTTTCTCACCATGAACCAAACAGCAGATGCAGCAGCACGTGCTCCTACGGTTAACAAAAATACCAAGATGTTTTCTACGAGGGAAGCACGCGTGTCTGATTCCCACAACCAGACCCTTTATTGTATGGCTCAATGCTCACCCGATCTATCACCCAATGATTGCAGAACCTGCCTCGGTGAAGCCATAAGAGATGTTCCAAACTCTCCACAATGTTCTGGGGTGAGACTTGGAGGAAAAGTTCTTTACCCCAGTTGTAACATTAGGTATGAATCTTATCCTTTTTATCTCGTTCCACCAACAAACCTTTCACCTCATCAGCTTCTTCCCGAAACAAAAACCTCTCATCTTGCAGATTTAACGTTTTCAAAAGACCCTCTTTATCTCTCTCACAATTGCTCCAGTAACAGAACCCTCGCTTCCAATAACACTTCACAGATAAGCCTCACCACCCTCTTTTCTTACCTATCTTCCAATGCCACCAAAAGGAAATATTACGAAGCTCATGTGAACAGCACAGTTTATGGCCTCTTCATGTGCCGAGCTGACGTTCCCTATGACTTGTGTGAAAAATGCGTCCAAAACGCAACACATCGAATAGCATTAGATTGCAACTCCCTCCAAGAGGGTATAGTTTGGTACAGCCAATGCATGGTTCGCTATTCCTACAGAAAATTTTTTAGAACAGTGGAGACAAGTCCTATGTTTTCGGAGCTGAATTTGACTCAAGGAAACGAGAAACAAAGTTGCTTCAGTGTTACATTAGCGAAGACGCTAGATAAGGTGGCAGTTATGGCAGGAGACAGTGATGAAAGATTTGGAAAATACTCAATGAAATTGAATGATCAACAAACCCTTTACACTCTTGCTCAATGCACGCATGATTTGCCTACTGACGATTGCAAGGGTTGCTTGGGAATTTTGATAGGAACAGAAATTCCATGGCCTTTTTTGGAAAGCACAGCGGGAAGGGTTCTATATCCTAGTTGCAATATCAGATTTGAATTTTCCCAGTTTTACTTCGACAAAGTTCCATCTGCAAGACCAGTTAATCTCGAATCag GAAATAAAAGAATCAATGTACGAAGAATTATATTGATTACTGTGCCCACAATTATTTTGATGACGCTCATCTTCGTggctttttattttcaaaggaGAAATACAAGAAAGAGCCATGCGACTATTCTCAAGGAAAATT TTGGTCATGAAACTGCCACTTTGGAGCCCTTACACTTCAATTTGACAGCAATTGAGTTAGCAACTAATAACTTTTCCAACGAGAACAAGATAGGAAAAGGTGGATTTGGAGAAGTTTATAAG GGTATTCTTCCTAGTGGACGGCCAATTGCGGTAAAAAGGCTCTCAAAAAGTTCAAAACAAGGTGTTGCTGAGTTCAAGACCGAAGTTTTATTAATTGCCAAACTTCAACATAGAAACTTAGTAGAATTCATTGGCTTTtgtcttgaagaagaagaaaagatacTTATTTACGAATATGTGCCCAACAAGAGTCTTGATCACTTTTTATTTG ATCCTCAACCACATAAATCATTAAGTTGGTGTGAAAGATATAAAATCATTGGAGGTATTGCACGAGGAATTGTTTATTTACATGAACATTCTCGACTTAAGATCATACATCGTGATCTTAAACCGAGTAATGTTCTACTTGATGAAAATATGACTCCAAAAATTTCAGATTTTGGCATTGCTAAAATTATCGAAATAAGTCAAGACCAAGAAAGCACAGATTTAATTGTCGGAACATG TGGTTATATGTCTCCAGAATATGCAATGTTTGGACAATTTTCAGAAAAAtcagatgtttttagttttggaGTAATGGTTTTAGAGATTATTACgggaagaaaaaatatatatttcccTGAACCACATCATATAGCTGACAGCCTCCTAAGTTAT GTTTGGAAACAATGGAGGGCTCAAACACCATTAAGAACCTTGAACTCAGATATTAGAGAAAACTATGCAGAAATTGAAGTTATAAAGTGTATTCAGATTGGTCTATTATGTGTTCAAGAAAGTCCAGACATTAGACCAACAATGATAACAATTGTTTCATATCTTGATGGTCACTTTAGTGAATTGCCAACTCCACAAAGACCGGCGTTTTTCTTGCATGAAAGAATAGATTCCAAATCTATTGGGAGGAAATCTAGTTCTAGGAGATTCATGAATATTTCTAAGCCATTATCAATCAGTGAAATGTCTACAAGTGAATGTTTTCCTCGTTAA